CTATCACGCCCATCTGAATCCTCATGCCTTAGGTCAAAGCCTCTTGGTCTTTGTCGAACTGAAACTGCGTTCCAAATCCGGCAATATTTTTGAAGACTTCAAACGCGAAGTGCTGAAGATTCCGCAAATTTTGGAATGCCACTTGGTCTCCGGCGAATACGACTACCTCATCAAAGTCCGCCTGCCCAATATGTCCGCCTATCGCGATATGCTCGGCAATATCCTGCTGCAACTGCCGGCAGCAGCCGAAAGCCGCAGCTATGTTGTTATGGAAGAAGTCAAAGAAGAAGTAGTATTAGACATCTAATTCCATTTAACCAACAAAGGCCGTCTGAAAGATTACAACATTCAGACGGCCTTTATTTTAAATAGGCAAAAAAAAATGCACACATCCGACAGAATGTGTGCCAAGTCTACAAAGGAGAAATAGAGGAGAAACTATTAACTGACTACTCGAACCAGCTAACGAAACGAATTATGCAACAAGAGCTTCAACCGTGCAAGTATTTTTCTTGTAAAGTTTCTTAATTATCCAATTTACAGAACTTAAATGTAATCATGTTTCAACATAGACAAAAAAATGCGCATACCGTTTCGATATGCGCCAAGTCTACAAAGGAGAAATAGAGGAGAAAAATCAAGCTGCATCAAGCAACTCAACGGCGCGAATTATCCTAGCCTTCTACCCGTCTGTCAACTGTTTTCCTATCTATTTTCAAGTATTTTGCTAAAAAACAACAAATCCGCCATTCCCCTCTTTTTCTGGCTATTTTCGCCCATATATAAAAAATTTAAGGCCGTCTGGAACACATATTGCCACTGCAGGCAAACAGCCCCATACTCACACATTCATAGCCCATATCCGTCCCAACCCACGACCATGACCACCCCACTTTCCCTTGCCGTCGTCGGCCATACCAACACAGGCAAAACCTCACTCTTACGCACGCTTTTGCGCGACAGTACCTTCGGCGAAGTAAAAAATGCGCCATCGACCACGCGCCATGTCGAAGAAGCCCTCATCAACGACGGTGACGACAGCCTAGTTTATCTCTACGACACACCTGGCCTTGAAGATGCCGGTGGCGTATTGGACTGGCTGGAAACCCACACATCCGCACGCGATGACGGCATCGAGCGCATTCAGCAATTCCTCAACAACCATGAAGCGCATCACGAATTCAACCAAGAGGCCAAAGTGCTGCGCCAAGTCATGCAAAGCGACATGGCCATGTATGTCATCGATGCGCGGGAGCCCGTCCTTAACAAATACAAAGACGAGCTGACCATTTTGTCTTGGTGCGCCAAGCCCATCATGCCCGTGTTCAACTTCACTCAAAATCAAGACCTGACCGCTTGGACCAATATGCTCGCCCGCCGTGCCCTGCATGTTTACGCCGGTTTCGATACCGTTGCGTTTGACTTTGAAGGCGAAATCCGATTGTGGGACAACCTCGCCACCATGTTACCGAAACGCGACATCCTCGACCGCCTTATCAATATGCGCCGTCGCGAGTGGCAACGGCTGGATACGGAAGCGCGCCGTGAAATTGCCGATTTTCTACTGGATGCTGCCGCATTCACCCAAGAAATTGCCGAAAACGATGACCCTGCCCCGACTCTGGAAGTCATGCAATCGGAAATCCGCCAACTTGAGCGGCAAATGCAACAACGT
Above is a genomic segment from Neisseria subflava containing:
- a CDS encoding winged helix-turn-helix transcriptional regulator gives rise to the protein MKELDKTDLKILKLLQQNARIPMTELAEKVGLSTTPVTERVRRLERDNLITGYHAHLNPHALGQSLLVFVELKLRSKSGNIFEDFKREVLKIPQILECHLVSGEYDYLIKVRLPNMSAYRDMLGNILLQLPAAAESRSYVVMEEVKEEVVLDI
- a CDS encoding GTPase/DUF3482 domain-containing protein — its product is MTTPLSLAVVGHTNTGKTSLLRTLLRDSTFGEVKNAPSTTRHVEEALINDGDDSLVYLYDTPGLEDAGGVLDWLETHTSARDDGIERIQQFLNNHEAHHEFNQEAKVLRQVMQSDMAMYVIDAREPVLNKYKDELTILSWCAKPIMPVFNFTQNQDLTAWTNMLARRALHVYAGFDTVAFDFEGEIRLWDNLATMLPKRDILDRLINMRRREWQRLDTEARREIADFLLDAAAFTQEIAENDDPAPTLEVMQSEIRQLERQMQQRLFTLYRFYHDEVGSDSTWMPKAFKQDPFDSELLKHYGIRTGTGATAGALIGLGLDIATLGGSLGLGTAIGGLLGGILPNAQDITDKINGRQTLHTDPETLTLLAARALDLLHVLQTRGHAAQSHIELNERKAPWNAAKLPSELNKARSNRKWSSLNTHQPELSRNERSAYVGSLSEKLKV